A single Nicotiana tabacum cultivar K326 chromosome 5, ASM71507v2, whole genome shotgun sequence DNA region contains:
- the LOC107795603 gene encoding uncharacterized protein LOC107795603, with product MSTGEDDNQSTPTVTGFLNQSGVDTSSPLYMHPSNNPGAALVPAPFDGFGYRSWRRGVMRALFVKNKLGFINGECKRPDPDSSKFRLWERCDYMVTSWILNSLTKEIADSFEYVTDAFKLWRELKDRYDQTNGTKLYQIQEEINDLSQGSLDITSYYTKIKKLWEELNTLISKSHCTCNCSCGAKETFSLVIQEERQREIKPSGHLALESSTLNANTIRPGTFRTNYSPNNNHNNRNMPFCDYCKMQNPNYNYNSNNNNSNRFSKGNRTVANAHIATTDTQPAETEKYGSHDNAQNVSLTQEEYSQLVSLLQQFQSAGVGDHGTGANATSEAANFAGMIACTSSIDFGELSCECFKNKADSWIIDSGASNNMTFNRSLLTNIINLPYPLLVILPNCYKVKVTEIGSVTLTSKITLDKAPSMKRPLVIVKVRDGMYILCPSCLKKNNASPAVKDNHILPTIYTYCTCNTQCPSHSTVNIPLYTNKCVSFPIESNSCASVKEQTSFASPSSEFPSIFSHPWAENNVNVLWHNRLGHVPFVKMKKITSIPANFSAKQPFNCTICPMARQERLPFPQKTSTTNRIFELLHVDLWGPYHVPTHDRHKYFITIVDDYSRSTWTHLLSSKSNTIEILKNFMNLVENQFGVTIKSISVSVNKSSKSFIPYPIPFIESLSEQPSENTNVTQTPKILNDQRSVDNTSVSMLPMHVASPSPSGTPRSSPPNDYVHSLPQLKTNFASLNALFSVNHHIASDLLTPDSQTLVRNVFHDREPSSYEEAAIDPAWQDAMTQEFDVLYSNHTWDLVMLPPGKQAIGCRWVYKVKHKADGSIERFKARLVVKGY from the exons ATGAGTACTGGTGAGGATGATAATCAATCAACACCGACTGTGACCGGGTTTCTTAACCAGTCAGGTGTTGATACTAGTAGTCCTTTGTATATGCATCCATCCAATAATCCTGGGGCAGCTCTAGTTCCTGCTCCATTTGATGGTTTTGGTTATCGATCATGGAGAAGAGGTGTGATGCGAgcattatttgtgaagaataaattGGGATTTATCAACGGAGAGTGCAAAAGACCAGATCCAGATTCATCAAAATTTCGCCTATGGGAAAGGTGTGATTATATGGTCACATCGTGGATCTTGAACTCCTTGACCAAGGAAATTGCAGACAGTTTTGAATATGTAACTGATGCATTCAAATTGTGGAGAGAACTTAAGGATCGGTATGACCAAACAAATGGGACAAAGCTGTACCAAATTCAGGAAGAGATCAATGATCTATCTCAAGGATCCCTTGATATCACTAGTTattacacaaaaataaaaaagttatgGGAGGAACTTAATACCTTGATTTCCAAATCTCATTGCACTTGCAATTGCTCATGTGGAGCTAAGGAAA CATTTTCTTTGGTGATCCAAGAGGAAAGGCAGAGAGAAATTAAACCAAGTGGTCATTTAGCACTGGAGTCATCAACTTTGAATGCTAACACAATCAGACCTGGGACATTCAGAACAAACTACTCTCCCAACAACAATCACAACAACAGGAATATGCCTTTCTGTGATTATTGTAAGAT GCAGAACCCCAACTATAATTACaattcaaacaacaacaacagtaacagatTCAGTAAAGGCAATAGAACAGTGGCCAATGCACATATAGCAACTACTGACACTCAACCTGCAGAGACTGAGAAGTATGGCAGTCATGATAATGCTCAGAATGTGAGTCTTACCCAAGAGGAGTATAGCCAGTTGGTGAGCCTGCTGCAACAATTTCAATCAGCAGGAGTAGGAGACCATGGAACTGGAGCCAATGCTACATCAGAAGCAGCAAACTTTGCAGGTATGATAGCTTGCACTTCCTCAATTGACTTTGGTGAACTCTCATGTGAATGTTTCAAGAACAAAGCTGATTCATGGATTATAGATTCAGGGGCATCAAATAACATGACCTTTAACAGATCCTTATTAACCAACATAATAAACTTACCTTATCCCCTGTTAGTCATACTTCCAAATTGCTACAAAGTAAAGGTGACAGAAATTGGTAGTGTGACTCTCACTTCTAAGATCACTCTAGATAAA GCCCCTTCAATGAAGAGGCCTCTAGTGATTGTTAAAGTGAGAGATGGGATGTACATCCTATGCCCAAGTTGTTTGAAGAAGAACAATGCAAGCCCTGCAGTAAAGGACAATCATATACTACCTACCATTTATACTTATTGCACTTGTAACACACAATGTCCCTCTCATTCTACTGTAAATATACCATTATATACCAATAAGTGTGTATCTTTTCCAATTGAAAGTAATTCATGTGCAAGTGTTAAAGAACAAACTTCTTTTGCAAGTCCATCTTCCGAATTTCCTAGCATATTCTCTCATCCTTGGGCTGAAAATAATGTGAATGTGTTGTGGCATAATAGACTTGGACATGTCCCCTTTGTCAAAATGAAGAAGATTACCTCTATACCTGCTAACTTCTCCGCAAAACAACCTTTCAACTGCACCATTTGTCCAATGGCTAGACAAGAAAGACTACCATTTCCTCAGAAAACCAGCACAACTAACAGAATCTTTGAACTTTTACATGTTGATCTGTGGGGTCCATATCATGTTCCTACACatgatagacataaatattttATAACCATAGTGGATGATTATAGCAGGTCCACTTGGACTCACCTCTTATCCAGCAAAAGTAATACCATTGagatactcaaaaatttcatGAATCTAGTGGAGAACCAGTTTGGTGTAACTATCAAGTCCATAAG TGTTAGTGTGAACAAATCTTCTAAATCATTTATTCCTTATCCAATTCCTTTCATTGAATCTCTAAGTGAACAACCTTCTGAGAATACAAATGTCACACAGACTCCTAAAATCTTGAATGATCAAAGAAGTGTAGACAACACATCTGTTTCTATGTTACCTATGCATGTAGCTAGCCCTTCACCTTCTGGAACACCTAGATCTTCACCACCTAAT GACTATGTCCATTCCCTACCTCAACTTAAAACTAATTTTGCTTCCCTAAATGCTTTGTTCTCTGTTAATCACCATATTGCCTCTGATCTACTAACTCCTGATAGTCAGACTCTTGTGAGAAATGTTTTTCATGACAGGGAACCATCATCATATGAGGAGGCAGCCATTGATCCTGCATGGCAAGATGCTATGACACAGGAATTTGATGTATTATACTCTAACCACACTTGGGATTTAGTGATGCTACCACCTGGGAAGCAAGCAATTGGTTGTAGGTGGGTGTATAAGGTGAAACACAAAGCAGATGGTAGCATTGAGAGGTTCAAGGCCAGGTTGGTTGTCAAAGGttactga